A DNA window from Paenibacillus andongensis contains the following coding sequences:
- a CDS encoding asparaginase has product MKPSDTIVRIFRGSITESIHRVHLAVVNAGGTLLHQAGDPQLLTFARSTAKLIQALPVIESGAADHFGLTDAEIALCCASHNGEAEHVSTAQGILGKLGYHHEHLQCGAHEPYHAPTAQAMRERGESPSTLHNNCSGKHSGMLALSAHLGASPDTYMSIQHPVQQIMLGAVSAMTDVPKPQMQLGIDGCGVPVFGMRIDQLALAFARLGRPDELPQARANACQRIVAAVRKYPQFLAGSDRFDTRLIEVTGGRIIGKMGAEGIFAITIPEQGLGFVLKIEDGHVRALYPAVVEALKQLSLLSESEVSELASYHTPTIHNWQGTEVGIIRPDFQL; this is encoded by the coding sequence ATGAAGCCTTCTGACACCATTGTCCGCATATTCCGTGGAAGCATAACAGAAAGTATTCACCGCGTCCACCTCGCGGTCGTTAACGCTGGGGGGACGCTGCTGCATCAAGCAGGCGACCCGCAGCTGCTCACCTTCGCCCGTTCGACGGCGAAGCTCATTCAAGCCTTGCCGGTGATTGAATCCGGCGCGGCTGATCATTTCGGCCTCACCGATGCCGAAATCGCCTTATGCTGCGCTTCCCACAACGGGGAAGCAGAGCACGTGAGCACGGCCCAGGGGATCCTGGGCAAGCTCGGTTACCATCATGAGCACCTGCAATGCGGTGCACATGAACCTTACCACGCGCCGACCGCACAGGCGATGCGCGAGCGAGGCGAATCCCCGAGCACCTTGCACAACAATTGCTCGGGCAAACATTCGGGTATGCTTGCGCTTAGCGCACACCTAGGTGCATCGCCGGATACGTACATGAGCATCCAGCATCCGGTTCAGCAGATTATGCTGGGTGCCGTAAGCGCTATGACCGACGTGCCGAAGCCGCAGATGCAGCTCGGGATTGACGGTTGCGGGGTGCCCGTATTCGGCATGAGGATTGACCAACTGGCACTTGCTTTCGCCAGATTGGGCCGCCCTGACGAATTACCGCAAGCACGTGCAAACGCTTGCCAAAGAATTGTCGCCGCGGTGCGAAAATATCCTCAATTCCTCGCGGGAAGCGACCGCTTCGATACGCGATTAATCGAGGTAACGGGTGGCCGTATCATCGGCAAGATGGGAGCAGAAGGCATCTTCGCCATCACGATTCCTGAGCAGGGCTTAGGCTTCGTACTGAAGATCGAAGACGGTCATGTTCGGGCCTTATATCCCGCTGTCGTCGAAGCTTTGAAGCAGCTAAGCTTGCTTTCGGAATCCGAAGTAAGCGAACTTGCATCCTATCATACCCCTACTATTCATAACTGGCAGGGAACCGAGGTCGGCATCATCCGCCCCGATTTCCAGCTTTAG
- a CDS encoding YlbG family protein, whose protein sequence is MMIERCGLIIWVNDIKAARNLERFGSLHYISKKMNYAVLYIHASKVEETTRNLLKLPYVKKVEKSYRNEIKTEYSSDVPDKTRFYTL, encoded by the coding sequence ATGATGATCGAGCGTTGCGGATTAATCATTTGGGTAAACGATATCAAAGCCGCGAGAAACTTGGAACGGTTCGGTTCCCTTCATTACATATCCAAGAAAATGAATTATGCCGTTCTTTATATACATGCCAGCAAAGTAGAGGAGACAACACGGAACCTTTTGAAGCTCCCTTACGTCAAAAAGGTAGAGAAGTCTTACCGTAACGAAATTAAAACCGAATACAGTAGTGATGTGCCGGACAAAACTAGATTTTACACCCTTTGA
- a CDS encoding selenium metabolism-associated LysR family transcriptional regulator, which yields MALNFHQLHIFFTVAEKGSFSHAAGALHMTQPAVTMQVQSLEDYFGVKLFHRSTKKIELSEAGRALLPFAKNSIELIRETDVAMSKFTKMIEGRLQLGASLTMGEYILPRLLGPFSKDYPNISVSMKVMNTTQILDEVLGHQLNFGLVEAPIHHPDVHTEAILSDELKLIVPADHPLADLEVVTLEELLKYPFVLREQGSGTRRVMEEEFARCNMDCSSMKIVMELGSTGAIKSAVEAGLGISILSQSSVKHEVTLGLFKVKQIENITFERSFYAIYLNSTLLPISAVSFMTFLRQEDLSRFL from the coding sequence ATGGCACTTAATTTTCATCAGCTACATATCTTCTTTACCGTGGCGGAGAAAGGCAGCTTCTCTCATGCGGCGGGAGCCCTGCATATGACACAGCCTGCGGTGACCATGCAGGTGCAATCCCTGGAAGATTATTTCGGCGTCAAGCTATTTCACCGCAGCACCAAAAAGATCGAGCTGTCCGAAGCGGGACGAGCTCTGCTGCCTTTTGCTAAAAACAGCATTGAGCTTATCCGTGAGACCGATGTTGCTATGTCCAAATTTACGAAGATGATTGAAGGACGGCTGCAGTTGGGCGCCAGCTTGACGATGGGGGAATACATTTTACCTCGTCTTCTTGGACCCTTCAGCAAAGACTATCCGAACATCTCCGTATCGATGAAAGTGATGAACACGACTCAGATTTTAGACGAGGTCCTGGGCCATCAGCTCAATTTCGGACTTGTCGAAGCGCCTATTCATCATCCGGATGTCCATACCGAAGCGATTCTTAGTGATGAGCTTAAGCTCATCGTGCCTGCGGACCATCCGCTAGCCGATCTGGAGGTTGTCACACTGGAGGAGCTGCTGAAATATCCGTTTGTTCTTCGGGAGCAAGGATCCGGGACGAGAAGAGTGATGGAAGAAGAGTTTGCGCGCTGCAACATGGATTGCTCTTCCATGAAGATTGTCATGGAGCTTGGCAGCACAGGTGCTATTAAATCTGCAGTTGAAGCGGGTTTGGGTATATCCATTCTCTCCCAGTCTTCCGTCAAGCATGAAGTGACGCTAGGCCTATTTAAAGTGAAGCAGATCGAGAACATTACCTTCGAACGCAGCTTCTATGCTATTTACTTGAACTCTACGCTGCTGCCAATTTCGGCAGTAAGCTTCATGACGTTCTTGCGGCAAGAGGATTTGAGCCGCTTCCTTTAA
- a CDS encoding PHP domain-containing protein, protein MSARIEADLHTHTTASDGTQRPAANVQMAFDAGLGALAITDHDTVSGVAEALLAGRELGIEVVPGVEISTVANGQDIHVLGYYIDIHNEQFLQRLASLRDTRDTRNNMIIERLQQLGLDITMAEVLREVENIKRKGDTVGRPHIAAVLLHKGYVSSISEAFDRYLGSGAAAYANPPRIEPATAIEWIREAGGKAVLAHPGIYHDDALVETIVQQGLDGIEVYHSDHTPEDEAKYLSLARRSGLLITAGSDFHGERGGVVFHAPIGSRRIGIDVLQSLKSEKERRT, encoded by the coding sequence ATGTCTGCAAGAATCGAAGCGGATTTACATACACATACGACAGCATCAGATGGGACTCAGCGCCCTGCGGCAAACGTTCAAATGGCTTTTGATGCTGGACTAGGCGCATTGGCGATAACTGACCACGATACGGTCTCAGGTGTCGCAGAGGCGCTCTTAGCGGGTCGTGAGCTCGGTATTGAGGTTGTGCCAGGCGTTGAAATTTCCACAGTTGCTAATGGTCAGGATATCCACGTCTTGGGTTATTATATTGACATTCATAATGAGCAATTTCTTCAGAGACTGGCATCTTTGCGAGACACGAGAGATACCCGCAATAACATGATTATTGAGCGCTTGCAGCAGCTTGGGCTAGACATTACGATGGCGGAAGTGCTGCGGGAAGTAGAGAATATTAAGCGTAAAGGCGACACAGTTGGAAGGCCTCACATCGCCGCGGTACTGCTACACAAAGGCTACGTGAGCTCGATTAGCGAGGCTTTTGACAGGTATCTAGGATCTGGTGCTGCCGCTTATGCCAATCCACCAAGAATTGAGCCAGCTACGGCGATTGAGTGGATCCGAGAAGCGGGAGGGAAGGCTGTCCTCGCACACCCAGGTATATACCATGACGATGCCCTTGTAGAGACAATTGTCCAGCAAGGCTTGGATGGTATAGAAGTCTACCACTCCGATCATACGCCTGAAGATGAGGCGAAATATCTCAGTCTTGCACGACGCTCCGGACTTCTCATAACGGCTGGTTCCGATTTCCATGGTGAACGAGGCGGTGTCGTATTCCACGCACCTATCGGTTCGAGGCGAATCGGAATTGATGTTTTACAAAGCCTCAAATCAGAGAAGGAGCGGCGTACATGA